The nucleotide window ACATTGAAGAAGTGGCGCACAGCACGCCCGAGAAGATCGTCACTGAACTGGTCGACCCGCTGGCCGGCCTGGGCAAGGAACAAGCCCTGAAGATCGCCCAGGCTGTGGGCCTGACCGGCGGCGCCGCTGACCAGGCAGCCGACGTGTTCCAGAAGCTCTACAAGTGCTACATGGACACCGATGCATCGCTGGTGGAAATCAACCCGCTGAACTGCGACAGCAAGGGCAACATCATCGCCCTGGACGCCAAGTTCAACTTCGACTCCAACGCCCTGTTCCGCCACCCCGAGATCGTGGCCCTGCGCGACCTGGACGAAGAAGATCCGGCGGAAGTCGAGGCCTCCAAGTTCGACCTGGCTTACATCAGCCTGGACGGCAACATTGGCTGCCTGGTGAACGGCGCTGGCCTGGCCATGGCCACCATGGACACCATCAAGCTGTTTGGCGGCGAGCCTGCCAACTTCCTGGACGTGGGCGGTGGCGCTACCCCCGAGAAGGTCACCGAAGCCTTCAAGATCATGCTCAAGAACCCCAAGGTCAAGGGCATTTTGGTCAACATCTTCGGCGGCATCATGAAGTGCGACACCATCGCCACCGGCGTGATCACGGCCTGCAAGGCCGTGAACCTGAACGTGCCGCTGGTCGTGCGCATGAAGGGCACTAACGAAGAACTGGGCAAGAAGATGCTGGCCGAATCCGGTCTCCCCATCATCGCCGCCGACACCATGGCCGAAGCCGCCACCAAGATCGTGGCCGAAGTCAAGTAAGAAGCCCGGAGAACACACATGTCGATCTACATCAACAAAGACACCAAGGTCATCACCCAGGGCATCACGGGCAAGACTGGCCAGTTCCACACCGAGAAGTGCCAGGAATACGCCAACGGCAAGAACTGCTTTGTCGCCGGCGTGAACCCCAAGAAGGCCGGTGAGTCGATCTTCAACATCCCAATCTACTCCACCGTCAAGGAAGCCGCCCAGCAAACCGGCGCCACCGTGTCGGTGATCTACGTGCCCCCAGCAGGCGCAGCCGCTGCCATCTGGGAAGCCGTGGAAGCTGATCTGGACCTGGCGATCTGCATCACCGAAGGCATTCCCGTGCGTGACATGCTGGAAGTGCGCAACAAGATGAAGGCCAAGGAAGCTGCTGGCGGCAAGAAGACCCTGCTGCTGGGCCCCAACTGCCCTGGCCTGATCACGCCCGACGAGATCAAGATCGGCATCATGCCCGGTCACATCCACCGCAAGGGCCGCATTGGTGTGGTGAGCCGCTCGGGCACGCTGACCTACGAAGCTGTGGCCATGCTGACCGAAGTGGGTCTGGGCCAGTCCAGCGCCGTCGGTATCGGTGGTGACCCGATCAACGGTCTGAAGCACATCGACGTGATGAAGGCGTTCAACGACGATCCAGACACCGACGCCGTGATCATGATCGGCGAAATCGGCGGCCCCGACGAAGCCGAAGCCGCCCAGTGGTGCAAGGCCAACATGAAGAAGCCTGTGGTGGGCTTCATCGCTGGCGTGACAGCCCCTCCCGGCAAGCGCATGGGCCACGCTGGCGCGCTGATCTCCGGCGGCGCCGACACGGCCGACGCCAAGCTGGCCATCATGGAAGAGTGTGGTTTCGTGGTCACACGCAACCCCTCTGAACTGGGCAAGCTGCTCAAGGCCCAGCTGAAATAAGCGCGCGCGTTCCTCCGCGCACCGCGCCCGCAACCGAACAAGTTGCGGGCGTTTTTTTTTGATCCATCACAAGCTCTGGCGCACCGACAGCCAACGCCTCAAAGCAAAACGTAACTGAGACACACTTCTGGTTACAATCATGCTCTCTGCCTTTTGGAAGGGCCACGTACCCTGCGTCAACAAAAATCCGTTCTACAAAAAATACCCTCGTCTATGATGCATGACGCAACGCAACAGGGCATGACATGGCGGATTTTCATCAAGTGGTAACCCAGCAGGCGCACACCCTCCAGAATGCAGCGAGCCAAGGCAGCGGGAAGATGGCCGCATGACACCCCATTCCCGCATGGAATATCTCTTTTATGCCCGGACCGATTGCGGCCGCGTGCGCAAGAACAATGAGGACGCCGTTGCCACGGCGCCCGAGATTGGCTTGGCATTGCTGGCCGACGGCATGGGGGGCTACAACGCAGGCGAGGTGGCTAGCAATATGGCCATCTCCATCACGCAACACGCGATGGCGCGCTGGTTCGCCCACGCTGGCACCACCCCTACCACCAGCGATGTGCGCAAGGCCCTACAAGAAAGCGTTCAGGAAGCCAACTTGGCCGTGTTGAATACCGCCCTGCAACAACCTCAGTGTGCGGGTATGGGTACAACGCTGGTGGCAGCCGTGTTTGTGCAAGACCGGCTGGTGCTGGGTCATATGGGTGATTCACGTTGCTATCGGCTGCGCGACGGCCAGCTGCAGCAGATCACCCGGGATCATTCCTGGCTGCAAGAGCAGATGGATGCCGGGCTGATGACCCCCGAGGAAGCGGCGCAATCTGGCAACGGCAACCTTGTCACCCGCGCACTGGGGGTTGAGGAAAGCACACCCATGGAGATCAATGAGTTCCAGGTGCTGCCGCAGGACTTATTCTTGCTTTGTTCTGATGGTCTTACCGACATGATGGATGACCACGAACTGCTCATGCTTGCCAGCACCCCTGTTTCCCTCGAAGAAAAAGCCAACCTGCTCATTGATACCGCCAACACATTTGGCGGTCGCGACAATATCAGTGTCGTACTGGTACAAGCGCAAGCAGAAAATCGCAAACGGGGATTCATTTCCCGCTTTTTGCACAAGAGCAGCCCACGTGTCTGATTTTTTCTCCCACTACAAATAAAAGCCAGGAGTTGACCATGCCCAAATTGATCGTCTCGATCGACGGGGTTGTCATCAAGGAAGTCCCGCTGACCAAGGAGCGTACCTCCCTGGGGCGGCGCCCTTACAACGATATCGTCATCGACAACCTTGCCGTCAGCGGCGAGCACGCCGTCGTCCACCTTCGCGGCGACCATGTCGAAATCGAGGATCTGGGAAGCACCAACGGCACCTACATCAATGGCCAAGCCGTTAAGCACCACACATTGCACACGGGCGACATCATTGACATTGGGAAGTACAAGATCCGCTTCCTGAACGAAGCCCAGCACCCGGACTTCGAAAAGACCATGATCTTCAAGCCGGGCCAACTCCCCCCCGCCCCGGTTCCTCGGCCAGCAGCGGCTTCCGCCCCCGCGATGAGTGCCTATATCAAGGTACTGTCTGGTGCGGCATCAGGGCGCGAAGTTGATCTTGTCAAAATTGTCACCACGATTGGCAAACCTGGCGTTGCTGTTGCCTCGATCACCAAACGGCCCCATGGCTACGTGCTGACCCACGTTGACGGAGAACAACCCCCGACCCTCAATGGGCAACCCATCGGCACCGATCCGATTCCACTGCACAGCGGTGACGTACTGGATCTAGCCGGTACGCAAATGCAGTTCATGCAACGCTGACGCTACGCGCACAGACACGCCATGAAAGTCCGCGTGCTCGGCTGCTCTGGCGCCATCGCCCGCGACTGCCGAACCACGGCCTTCTTGGTGGACGAGCACATTCTCGTCGATGCCGGGACGGGAGTCGGTGACCTCACGGTCGATGAGATGCTGGCTATCGACCACGTGCTGCTGACCCACTGCCATCTGGATCACATTGCGGCCCTGCCGCTGATGCTAGATGCGGTGGGCACGCGCCGCAGCAAACCTTTAACCCTGCACGCCCTACCTGAAACCATCTCGGCCCTGCAGCAGCACATCTTCAACGGCGTCATTTGGCCAGACTTCAGCTGCCTGCCCAGCAGCCATGCCCCCTTCATTCGCTATGCGCCAATAAACACTGGCCAGCAACTTGAAGCAGCTGGCATCGCCGTGGAAGTACTGCCTGCCGTACACACAGTGCCCGCCGTCGGCTACGCGCTGCGCGGCAGTGAAGGATGGTGGGCCTTCAGCGGCGATACCGGCCCCAACCCAGCTCTGTGGCAACGCCTGAACCACATGGATATTGCCATGCTGGTCATCGAAACCGCCTTCAGTGGCCAAGAGCAAGAACTCGCCCAGCGCAGCCAGCACTTGGCGCCATCCACGTTGATGGAAGAACTGGCGCAATGGAAACCGCGGCGCCCCTGTCCGGTGTACATCACGCATGCCAAACCGCTGGAAACTGATCGCATCATGGATGAAATCTATGGCTTGGGCGCCGACCGTGCTGCGCTCACGGTTCACCATGACATTCGCTGGCTACAAGCAGGGCAAGAGTTTGCAATTTGATGACAGTGCGACAGTTCTGCTCGCACCCCCAACCCTTCACCCTCGACAATGCAAGGCAAAGAGACAAAATCGTCACCCCATGCTCCCCAAAAGCCGTTCTGCACGGCCAGAGTGTGAAAAATCATACAAAGATGCAACAAGTCTTTGCAGAAGTAGGCTGGCATGGAACCTGCTGAATCCCTTGCCGAAGCCAGGAGAAATTCCTCTCCGGCTTTCATTGCAACTGCTTTGAGGAGAAGTGTTATGAACCGTACGATGCGTTCCGTGCAAAAGGGTTTCACCCTGATTGAATTGATGATCGTTGTGGCGATCATTGGTATTTTGGCGGCTATCGCACTGCCCGCTTACCAAGACTACATGGCGAAGTCTCAGGTTACTGCCGGCTTGGCTGAAATTCGTGGTGGTGTCACTGCCTTCGAAGAAGGCATTCAATCCGGAAAGAGTGGAACTCCCGCTGCTGGTGACATTGGTCTGCAAGGTAGCACTGCTCGTTGCACCATTACATCCACTGGTGCATATACGGCTGCCAGCGGTCAGGCCATTAAATGCGCCTTGAAGGGCAACCCGAAAGTGACCACCAAGCATGTTACCTTGACACGTAACGGTTCTGGTGCCTGGGTCTGCACTTCTGATGCCGATGCTAAATACAAGCCAGTCGGCTGCTCCTAAAATCGCCATGATTTGATGGCAAAAAAACCCCGCTTTGGCGGGGTTTTTTTATATACTCAATTCCACGGAGTTTTTGTTATGCCTCACACCTCTTCCGTGCGTGGTTTTACCCTTATTGAGTTAATGATTGTTTTGGCGGTTATCGGAATTTTGTCAGCCATTGCCTTGCCTGCTTACAAAGATTACGTAGCTAAATCCCAGATCGCTGCTGGATTGGCTGAAATACGTGGTGGAAAAATTGCTTTTGAAAACCATGTATTAGCTGAAAGCGTGAACACTTTTAACTTGGGTGATATTGGATTGCCTTCAGAAACCACCCGTTGCATTTTGAGTATGGCACCTGGAGCTAGTGGATTTATTCGTTGCACCCTGAAAGGCAATCCAGTAGTTGTTAATAAAACCATAGAATTAGTTCGCAATACCTCTAATGAGTGGGAGTGCAAAGTAGATGCTTCCGTGCCTTCGGGGCTGCTGCCTGTGGGTTGCAGCCATTAAATCCTTTGATTTATGTCTATTTTAAAATCACAGCCAAGCCATAATATCGCTTCGATTTTTCTGTCTTTGTGTTTGTTTGTTGTTGGTGCGGCTGTATTTTGGCCTGGTGTCTCGGGCGGTTTTTTGTTTGATGATTATCATAATATTGTTACCAATGCCCATGTGCAGATTAAAGAGCTGACGCCAGAAACACTGTGGCGTGCGGCCAATGCCTACTCTGAAAATACGCGGCAATTAGTGATGGTTAGTTTCGCCTTGAATGCTTATTGGGCTGGGCTAGACCCGTGGGCTTACAAGGTAACGGGTTTGTTGATACATGCCGTCAATTCCGTATTAGTGTTTTGGCTAGTGTTGCGTATTTTTTCTTTTGGTTTGGTTATTGCACCTAGAAATCAAATTTTGGCTGCTGCTGCAGTGGGATTTTTGTGGGGGCTTCATCCTATACAAGTCTCTTCAGCTTTGTATATTGTGCAGCGCATGGAAACGCTCTGCTTTACATTTTTATTTATTGCGTTATTGCTGTATTTGTATGCGCGCCAGCAACAAATAACCAAGGGTCATAGCCATTTGGGCTGGTGGCTGGGTTTGATGTTGGCCTGGGGATTGGCCTGGTTGTGCAAAGAAAATGCAGTGTTGCTGCCATTGTTCTTTTTGGGGCTGGAGGTTACTGTGTTGCAGAGCGCAGCTGCTGTACGCCCTGAGCAGCAGCAGTTTTGGCAAAAAATATATACAGTTGTCAGTGTGCTGGGATTGCTTGTGTTTGCATTATGGGTGTGGCCACATTACTACACAGCACAGCCTTATTCTGGGCGCGATTTTAATACTACAGAACGCCTATTAACCCAGACCCGTGTGCTGTGGTTATATGTGCAGCAAATTGTACTACCCGCACCTGGCAATCTTTATTTTTACTACGACAATTTCCCGCTCTCCAAATCTTGGTTGCAGCCAGTTAGCACCTTAGCGGCATGTTTGGCTTGGTTATTCACGTTCGTTTTGGCTGTACTGGTGCGGCATCGACTTCCGCTGGTGTCCCTGGGGGTTTTTTGGTTTTTGTCTGCCCACTTTTTAACCAGTAATATTATTGGCTTAGAGATGGTGTTTGAGCACCGAAATTATTTCGCCTTGCTGGGGGTTTTGCTGATTTTTACTGAAGCCATCTCACGTCTGCCAGTGCGTGATGGGCCAGGGATCAAATATTTTGCAGTATCTGTATTGGTCGTAGGAATTGGGTTTTTGGGCGGTGTTCGCGCAGCCATGTGGGGCAATACCCTACTACTGGCTGCGGATATGGTGGCAAAAAATCCTCAATCTGCCCGCGCCGCCATGGATTTGGGCGTTATTTACTATGAAATATCAAGTGGGGAAGAGAACTCCCCATTTTATCAATTTGCTGCGCGAACATTCAATCAGGCTGCCAGCTTGCCAAATGCCAGTACGCAAGCAGACGTTAATTTAATTTTAATGTCAGCGGGAAATAAATTGCCAGAGGATGTACTAAATATTGAATTTATTTGGAAAAGATATTTGGAAAAATTGCAATCGTTGCATTTGGGTGTGGAAACGCGAACTTCGGTATGGTCTCTGCTACAAGAGAGGGTCAAAGGCAAAGATTTGGATGACGTGAACTTGCAAAAGGCCTTGAACATTATCATTGACCGGGAAGATCAGCCTGATTACAGAATGGCTCAGGTTGCAAATTATTATTTGATAATTCTTCGTGAAGAAGAAAATGCAAAAAAATATTATGAAATGGCCATTCAAAAGGCACATAAAGTGAAAAACCAAAAATTGGCAGATGCCATCATCGCAAGCGTTATGCAAGAAGGTTACCCCTCGTTAGCTGCACATTTGGTTTTGATAAATAAATAAATTTATTTATGTATTTTTCGGTTGTTCTTCCCGCCAAAAACGAGTCTGCTGCCATAGGTGCCACGGTGGCCGGTATTCGCCAGCACTACCCGGATGCCGCTGCAGTAGAAGTGCTGGTAGTCAACGACGGCTCCATCGACGACACCGCCGCCGTGGCCCAAGCCGCTGGGGCACGCGTGGTGCACCACCCTTACAGCAAAGGCAATGGCGCGGCCATCAAAACCGGGGCACGTGCAGCACAAGGGGAAGTGCTGGTGTTTATGGATGCCGATGGCCAGCACGACCCTGCAGACATTCCGCGCCTGCTGGATCAGCTAAACCAGGGGAATGACATGGTGGTGGGCGCGCGCCAAAAGGGCTCGCAAGCCAGCGTGGGGCGCGGGCTGGCTAATGGGTTGTACAACCGGCTGGCCAGCTGGATGACCGGGCACAAGGTGGAAGACCTGACCAGCGGCTTTCGCGCCGTGCGGGCGGACAAGTTCCGCGAGTTTCTCTATCTGCTGCCCAATGGCTTTTCTTACCCTACCACCAGCACTATGGCATTTTTCCGGGCCGGGTATTCGGTGGCTTACGTGCCGATCCACGCAGCCAAGCGCATTGGTAAAAGCCATATCCGCCTGCTGCGTGATGGCACACGATTTTTACTCATCATTTTCAAAATTGGTACGCTGTTTTCACCGCTGAAAATCTTTGCGCCGGTGGCACTACTGATGTTTTTATTGGCCAGCGGCTGGTATGGCTGGACATTTGTCACCATGCACAAATTCACCAATATGAGCGCCCTGCTTTATACCGGCAGCGTGATTACCTTCATGATGGGGCTAATCTCTGAGCAAATTACGGCGCTGATGTACCGTGGCACCGAGTAATGCCGCAGCCATCGCTTGTCACTGCTTGGTTTGACCCGCGCTGGGCATGAGCAGGCTTTCCATCCGCTGGC belongs to Acidovorax sp. YS12 and includes:
- the sucC gene encoding ADP-forming succinate--CoA ligase subunit beta, which produces MKIHEYQGKEILRNFGVPVPRGIPAFTVQEAVEAAQKLGGPVWVVKAQIHAGGRGKGGGVKVAKSIDDVKKLAEQILGMQLVTHQTGPEGQKVRRLYIEDGADIQKEYYVSLVTDRASQKVAVIASSEGGMDIEEVAHSTPEKIVTELVDPLAGLGKEQALKIAQAVGLTGGAADQAADVFQKLYKCYMDTDASLVEINPLNCDSKGNIIALDAKFNFDSNALFRHPEIVALRDLDEEDPAEVEASKFDLAYISLDGNIGCLVNGAGLAMATMDTIKLFGGEPANFLDVGGGATPEKVTEAFKIMLKNPKVKGILVNIFGGIMKCDTIATGVITACKAVNLNVPLVVRMKGTNEELGKKMLAESGLPIIAADTMAEAATKIVAEVK
- a CDS encoding PGL/p-HBAD biosynthesis glycosyltransferase — translated: MSIYINKDTKVITQGITGKTGQFHTEKCQEYANGKNCFVAGVNPKKAGESIFNIPIYSTVKEAAQQTGATVSVIYVPPAGAAAAIWEAVEADLDLAICITEGIPVRDMLEVRNKMKAKEAAGGKKTLLLGPNCPGLITPDEIKIGIMPGHIHRKGRIGVVSRSGTLTYEAVAMLTEVGLGQSSAVGIGGDPINGLKHIDVMKAFNDDPDTDAVIMIGEIGGPDEAEAAQWCKANMKKPVVGFIAGVTAPPGKRMGHAGALISGGADTADAKLAIMEECGFVVTRNPSELGKLLKAQLK
- a CDS encoding Stp1/IreP family PP2C-type Ser/Thr phosphatase, which encodes MTPHSRMEYLFYARTDCGRVRKNNEDAVATAPEIGLALLADGMGGYNAGEVASNMAISITQHAMARWFAHAGTTPTTSDVRKALQESVQEANLAVLNTALQQPQCAGMGTTLVAAVFVQDRLVLGHMGDSRCYRLRDGQLQQITRDHSWLQEQMDAGLMTPEEAAQSGNGNLVTRALGVEESTPMEINEFQVLPQDLFLLCSDGLTDMMDDHELLMLASTPVSLEEKANLLIDTANTFGGRDNISVVLVQAQAENRKRGFISRFLHKSSPRV
- a CDS encoding FHA domain-containing protein: MPKLIVSIDGVVIKEVPLTKERTSLGRRPYNDIVIDNLAVSGEHAVVHLRGDHVEIEDLGSTNGTYINGQAVKHHTLHTGDIIDIGKYKIRFLNEAQHPDFEKTMIFKPGQLPPAPVPRPAAASAPAMSAYIKVLSGAASGREVDLVKIVTTIGKPGVAVASITKRPHGYVLTHVDGEQPPTLNGQPIGTDPIPLHSGDVLDLAGTQMQFMQR
- a CDS encoding 3',5'-cyclic-nucleotide phosphodiesterase; this encodes MKVRVLGCSGAIARDCRTTAFLVDEHILVDAGTGVGDLTVDEMLAIDHVLLTHCHLDHIAALPLMLDAVGTRRSKPLTLHALPETISALQQHIFNGVIWPDFSCLPSSHAPFIRYAPINTGQQLEAAGIAVEVLPAVHTVPAVGYALRGSEGWWAFSGDTGPNPALWQRLNHMDIAMLVIETAFSGQEQELAQRSQHLAPSTLMEELAQWKPRRPCPVYITHAKPLETDRIMDEIYGLGADRAALTVHHDIRWLQAGQEFAI
- a CDS encoding pilin, with protein sequence MNRTMRSVQKGFTLIELMIVVAIIGILAAIALPAYQDYMAKSQVTAGLAEIRGGVTAFEEGIQSGKSGTPAAGDIGLQGSTARCTITSTGAYTAASGQAIKCALKGNPKVTTKHVTLTRNGSGAWVCTSDADAKYKPVGCS
- a CDS encoding pilin, which translates into the protein MPHTSSVRGFTLIELMIVLAVIGILSAIALPAYKDYVAKSQIAAGLAEIRGGKIAFENHVLAESVNTFNLGDIGLPSETTRCILSMAPGASGFIRCTLKGNPVVVNKTIELVRNTSNEWECKVDASVPSGLLPVGCSH
- a CDS encoding glycosyltransferase family 2 protein translates to MYFSVVLPAKNESAAIGATVAGIRQHYPDAAAVEVLVVNDGSIDDTAAVAQAAGARVVHHPYSKGNGAAIKTGARAAQGEVLVFMDADGQHDPADIPRLLDQLNQGNDMVVGARQKGSQASVGRGLANGLYNRLASWMTGHKVEDLTSGFRAVRADKFREFLYLLPNGFSYPTTSTMAFFRAGYSVAYVPIHAAKRIGKSHIRLLRDGTRFLLIIFKIGTLFSPLKIFAPVALLMFLLASGWYGWTFVTMHKFTNMSALLYTGSVITFMMGLISEQITALMYRGTE